A section of the Brevundimonas sp. AJA228-03 genome encodes:
- a CDS encoding pre-peptidase C-terminal domain-containing protein has translation MRKLLFSTVLSVTLAGGSLLTGPVWAQTQLRPGGQTQGELGRGDDQLDSGEYVDIYEVQGRAGQPLSVTMRSDDFDTYLMVRGPGDFEQDNDDGGDDGTNSMLDVRLPVDGTYRITATSFEPGESGRYSLSLGAGGNGPRGGNMGGDAGGGGLSPDRPASGVLASGDRTLSTGEFADIWSFPVRRGQTYSVSLNASDFDPYLILRGPGGLSEDNDDDTGQRGTRNSRIRFTAPADGTASVSATSFASGETGRYQIALEEGGRGSGGPGRSQQGAYQPPERPVQGAITVGQTVSGSLGRGDRQLDSGEYIDTYTVRGRRGQQLDLRLTGDGFDPYLAIQGPGGLSEFNDDDSEGGGLDSRLFVTLPADGEYRVTATSYEAGEAGDYRLSVVPATGRGQAGRPQQDSYVENDRGRREVAGGTIRIGDTVGGTLQSGDDQLESGEYVDTFTFRGQRGQRVAAELTSSAFDAYVLMTTPSGEQLENDDGEDSTDSRLDTVLTEDGEYTVAVTSYQPGETGSYRFSVLPSQGSQRQAAVPGGPRVFAIMVGISDYGDEANNLPYTDEDAEKLAETLDREGVLNASSVVLTNAEATVAGVRRAFTAVAREAGPDDMFLFFFSGHGSQEDSVTSAQEPDGRTETIVLRDGEITDQEMARLFNSLDTRLSLLVLDSCFSGGFARNVVDRPGVMGLFSSEEDLTSAVADKFEAGGYLSHFLRAGLAGDGDGDGDGAVTAGELATYLRAQFVAEVRGVESETMEGQRNYQNLVIDRGGVQIDDIVLRLASYGSSAGGL, from the coding sequence ATGCGCAAACTGCTGTTTTCGACGGTCCTTTCGGTCACCCTGGCGGGCGGGTCTTTGCTGACCGGGCCGGTCTGGGCCCAGACACAGTTGCGGCCGGGCGGGCAGACCCAGGGCGAGCTGGGACGCGGGGACGACCAGCTGGATTCCGGCGAGTACGTCGACATCTATGAGGTGCAGGGCCGGGCGGGTCAGCCGCTGTCGGTGACGATGCGTTCGGACGACTTCGACACCTATCTGATGGTGCGGGGGCCGGGCGATTTCGAGCAGGACAACGACGACGGCGGCGACGACGGCACCAACTCCATGCTGGACGTGCGGCTGCCGGTCGACGGAACCTACCGGATCACGGCGACCAGCTTCGAGCCCGGCGAAAGCGGACGGTATTCGCTCAGCCTGGGGGCAGGCGGCAATGGTCCGCGCGGCGGCAATATGGGCGGAGACGCAGGCGGGGGGGGCCTGTCGCCCGATCGCCCGGCCAGCGGCGTTCTGGCGTCCGGCGACCGGACCCTGTCGACCGGAGAGTTCGCCGATATCTGGAGCTTCCCGGTGCGGCGCGGCCAGACCTATTCCGTCAGCCTGAACGCCAGCGACTTCGACCCCTATCTGATCCTGCGCGGACCGGGCGGCCTGTCCGAGGACAATGACGACGACACCGGCCAGCGCGGTACCCGCAACAGCCGTATCCGCTTCACCGCCCCGGCCGACGGGACGGCGAGCGTGTCGGCCACCAGTTTCGCGAGCGGCGAGACGGGGCGTTATCAGATCGCGCTGGAGGAGGGCGGTCGCGGTTCGGGTGGGCCGGGGCGGTCCCAGCAGGGGGCCTATCAGCCGCCCGAGCGGCCCGTGCAGGGCGCGATCACCGTCGGCCAGACCGTCAGCGGATCGCTGGGGCGCGGCGATCGCCAGCTGGATTCGGGCGAATACATCGACACCTACACCGTGCGGGGACGCCGGGGTCAGCAGCTCGACCTGCGCCTGACGGGCGACGGTTTCGATCCGTACCTGGCCATTCAGGGCCCGGGCGGGTTGTCGGAATTCAACGACGACGACTCCGAAGGCGGGGGTCTGGACAGCCGCCTGTTCGTGACCCTGCCGGCCGACGGCGAGTACCGCGTCACGGCCACCAGCTATGAGGCCGGGGAGGCCGGGGACTATCGGCTGAGCGTCGTTCCCGCCACGGGGCGCGGGCAGGCCGGTCGGCCGCAGCAGGACAGCTATGTCGAGAACGACCGCGGGCGCCGCGAGGTGGCCGGCGGCACGATCCGCATCGGCGACACCGTGGGGGGCACGCTCCAGTCCGGCGACGACCAGCTGGAGTCGGGCGAATACGTCGACACCTTCACCTTCCGCGGCCAGCGCGGCCAGCGGGTGGCGGCGGAGCTGACCTCCTCGGCGTTCGACGCCTATGTGCTGATGACCACGCCCTCGGGCGAGCAGCTGGAGAACGACGACGGCGAGGACAGCACCGACAGCCGCCTGGACACCGTCCTGACGGAAGACGGCGAATACACGGTCGCGGTGACCAGCTATCAGCCCGGCGAGACCGGATCGTATCGCTTCAGCGTACTGCCCAGCCAGGGGTCGCAGCGTCAGGCCGCCGTGCCGGGCGGTCCGCGCGTGTTCGCCATCATGGTCGGCATTTCCGACTACGGCGATGAGGCCAACAACCTGCCCTATACCGACGAGGACGCCGAGAAGCTGGCCGAGACGCTGGACCGCGAGGGCGTGCTGAACGCCTCCAGCGTGGTCCTGACCAATGCCGAGGCCACCGTGGCCGGCGTGCGTCGCGCCTTTACCGCCGTGGCGCGCGAGGCCGGGCCGGACGACATGTTCCTGTTCTTCTTCTCGGGCCATGGCAGCCAGGAAGACTCCGTCACCAGCGCCCAGGAGCCGGACGGCCGCACTGAAACCATCGTCCTGAGGGACGGAGAGATCACCGATCAGGAAATGGCCCGGCTGTTCAACAGCCTGGACACGCGGCTGTCGCTGCTGGTGCTGGACAGCTGTTTCTCGGGCGGCTTCGCGCGCAATGTCGTGGACCGGCCGGGCGTCATGGGGCTGTTCAGCTCCGAAGAGGATCTGACCAGCGCGGTGGCGGACAAGTTCGAGGCGGGGGGCTATCTGTCCCACTTCCTGCGGGCGGGTCTGGCCGGCGACGGCGACGGCGACGGGGACGGGGCGGTGACGGCGGGCGAGCTGGCCACCTATCTGCGGGCCCAGTTCGTGGCCGAGGTCCGGGGCGTGGAGTCCGAGACCATGGAGGGCCAGCGCAACTACCAGAACCTGGTCATCGACCGGGGCGGGGTGCAGATCGACGACATCGTGCTGCGCCTGGCGTCGTACGGCTCATCGGCGGGCGGTCTGTAG
- a CDS encoding dicarboxylate/amino acid:cation symporter produces MLARFFAIPLWQRTAFGFALGIVAGLILRERAEVWLQPIGDVYLNLIRMVVAPLVLFTIASSIAKLGAGAGAIRLGARTILWFAITSLLAVLVGFAFGHLINPGLGLSNLPLGEVRERDIPTPLEVLIGIVPTNPFAALAEGKVLQIIFFSALVGAALVALGDRAQTARRLVDEGAAIVFRITRWVIQLTPFGVFGLIGSVVGGYGWEALLPLGKFILAIYAACLFHILIVYSGLLKLHGLKAASFFRGAFAAQQTAFATSSSLGTLPITLRQTVERLGVPQAYAAFAAPLGANVKMDGCGAIYPAIASIFIAQYFSIDLTITQYVLIGLTAILGSLGTAGVPGTSIVMLTLTLSTAGLPLEGIGYIVAIDRIIDMMRTATNVTGQMLVPVLVAKEESILNQGIYDGHVAWLPGDPDAATPDTVVAAGI; encoded by the coding sequence ATGCTCGCACGCTTCTTCGCCATTCCCCTGTGGCAGCGCACCGCTTTCGGATTCGCGCTCGGCATCGTCGCCGGGCTGATCCTGCGCGAGCGGGCGGAGGTCTGGCTCCAGCCGATCGGCGACGTCTATCTGAACCTGATCCGGATGGTGGTCGCGCCCCTGGTGCTGTTCACCATCGCCTCCTCGATCGCGAAACTGGGTGCGGGGGCGGGCGCGATCCGGCTGGGGGCGCGGACCATCCTGTGGTTCGCCATCACCTCCCTGCTGGCCGTGCTGGTCGGCTTCGCCTTCGGCCACCTGATCAATCCCGGCCTCGGCCTGTCGAACCTGCCGCTGGGCGAGGTGCGCGAGCGCGACATCCCCACCCCGCTGGAGGTGCTGATCGGCATCGTCCCGACCAATCCCTTCGCCGCCCTGGCCGAGGGCAAGGTGCTGCAGATCATCTTCTTCTCGGCCCTGGTCGGGGCGGCCCTGGTGGCGCTCGGCGACCGGGCCCAGACGGCGCGGCGGCTGGTCGACGAGGGCGCCGCCATCGTCTTCCGCATCACCCGCTGGGTGATCCAGCTGACCCCGTTCGGCGTCTTCGGCCTGATCGGCTCGGTCGTCGGCGGCTATGGCTGGGAGGCGCTGCTGCCGCTGGGCAAGTTCATCCTGGCCATCTATGCGGCCTGCCTGTTCCACATCCTGATCGTCTATTCCGGCCTGCTGAAGCTGCACGGGCTGAAGGCCGCCAGCTTCTTCCGGGGGGCCTTCGCCGCGCAACAGACGGCCTTCGCCACCTCCTCCTCGCTCGGCACCCTGCCGATCACCCTGCGCCAGACGGTCGAGCGGCTCGGCGTGCCCCAGGCCTATGCCGCCTTCGCCGCGCCCCTGGGCGCCAATGTGAAGATGGACGGCTGCGGAGCCATCTATCCGGCCATCGCCTCCATCTTCATCGCCCAGTACTTCAGCATCGACCTGACGATCACCCAGTATGTCCTGATCGGCCTGACCGCGATCCTGGGCTCGCTGGGGACGGCGGGGGTGCCGGGCACCTCCATCGTCATGTTGACCCTGACCCTGTCCACGGCCGGCCTGCCGCTGGAGGGCATCGGCTATATCGTCGCCATCGACCGGATCATCGATATGATGCGCACGGCCACCAACGTCACCGGCCAGATGCTGGTCCCCGTTCTGGTGGCGAAGGAAGAGAGCATCCTGAACCAGGGCATCTATGACGGCCACGTCGCCTGGCTGCCCGGCGACCCGGACGCCGCGACGCCCGACACGGTGGTCGCAGCGGGGATCTGA
- a CDS encoding HAD-IA family hydrolase, giving the protein MIERDLEGWTLAFDLDGTLVETHQDLVGTLNRMLVLKGLPPVPMEGARALIGGGARALLEHGFTLAGAPLDQARDPDLFDAFIADYIAHIADESTPFEGVVETLETLSARGATLVVVTNKRSDLSELLLGKIDLTRHFAAIVGPDRVSERKPSGAHLIEAVTSVGGDPARAIMVGDAAPDAGTAKDAGIPCVLVSFGYTPIPVEDLGGDIIVDAFEDVEEAVDMIVVDHYVVRAMTGV; this is encoded by the coding sequence ATGATCGAACGCGACCTGGAAGGCTGGACCCTGGCCTTCGACCTGGACGGCACCCTGGTCGAGACGCACCAGGACCTGGTGGGCACCCTGAACCGCATGCTGGTGCTCAAGGGTCTGCCGCCCGTGCCGATGGAGGGCGCGCGGGCGCTGATCGGCGGCGGGGCGCGGGCCTTGCTGGAACACGGCTTCACCCTGGCCGGCGCGCCGCTGGACCAGGCCCGCGACCCGGACCTGTTCGACGCCTTCATCGCCGACTACATCGCCCACATCGCCGACGAGTCCACGCCGTTCGAGGGCGTGGTCGAGACGCTGGAGACCCTGTCGGCGCGCGGGGCGACCCTCGTCGTCGTCACCAACAAGCGCAGCGACCTGTCCGAATTGCTTCTGGGCAAGATCGACCTGACCCGCCACTTCGCCGCCATCGTCGGACCCGACCGCGTCAGCGAAAGAAAGCCCTCGGGCGCCCACCTGATCGAGGCGGTCACCTCGGTCGGCGGCGACCCGGCCCGCGCCATCATGGTCGGCGACGCCGCCCCCGACGCCGGCACGGCGAAGGACGCCGGCATCCCCTGCGTGCTCGTCAGCTTCGGCTACACGCCCATTCCGGTCGAGGATCTGGGCGGCGACATCATCGTCGATGCCTTCGAGGACGTGGAAGAGGCCGTCGATATGATCGTGGTCGACCACTATGTGGTACGGGCAATGACGGGGGTCTGA
- the glmU gene encoding bifunctional UDP-N-acetylglucosamine diphosphorylase/glucosamine-1-phosphate N-acetyltransferase GlmU yields MTTPHPRAAIILAAGQGTRMKSPVPKVLHPVGHRAMLDHAIDAAEALGCERIVVVVGAHSPEVRAHVMKRLGEDAIAVQDPPLGTGHAVRAAEAVLGDFVGQVVVTYGDVPLLRASDIEAVFEAHDGVTVIGFEAADPGAYGRLVMDGDTLTAITEAKEASEQVLALTTCNSGVMAAPVGLLFDLLAEVTNENAKGEFYLTDVVELARKRGAPTRAVMASEEAVMGVNAQGELATAEALFQKVRRETFLAAGVTMSAPETVHFAWDTRVGAGTVIEPFVVFGPGVTVAERARIRSFSHIEGATVATGAEVGPYARLRPGADLGEGTKVGNFVEVKNVRMEAGAKANHLSYLGDGAVGAGANIGAGTIFCNYDGFNKARTVVGEGAFVGSNSALVAPVSIGAGAIVGSGSVITEDVPADAMALGRGRQVNKDGAGAAFRERAKAKKERGS; encoded by the coding sequence ATGACCACTCCCCATCCACGCGCCGCCATCATCCTCGCCGCCGGTCAGGGCACGCGGATGAAGTCGCCGGTGCCCAAGGTGCTGCATCCGGTCGGACACCGCGCCATGCTGGACCACGCCATCGACGCGGCCGAGGCTTTGGGCTGCGAGCGGATCGTGGTCGTGGTGGGGGCCCATTCACCCGAGGTGCGGGCCCATGTGATGAAACGGCTGGGCGAGGATGCCATCGCGGTCCAGGACCCGCCGCTGGGCACCGGCCATGCGGTCCGCGCCGCCGAGGCCGTGCTCGGCGACTTCGTCGGCCAGGTGGTCGTCACCTATGGCGACGTGCCCCTGCTGCGGGCCTCCGACATCGAGGCGGTGTTCGAGGCGCATGACGGGGTGACGGTGATCGGCTTCGAGGCGGCCGATCCGGGGGCCTATGGCCGACTGGTCATGGACGGCGACACCCTGACCGCCATCACCGAGGCGAAGGAGGCGTCCGAACAGGTTCTGGCCCTGACCACCTGCAACTCGGGCGTGATGGCCGCACCGGTCGGGCTGCTGTTCGACCTGCTGGCCGAGGTGACGAACGAGAACGCCAAAGGCGAATTCTATCTGACCGACGTGGTCGAACTGGCCCGCAAGCGCGGGGCGCCGACGCGGGCGGTGATGGCGTCCGAGGAGGCCGTCATGGGGGTGAATGCGCAGGGCGAACTGGCGACCGCCGAGGCCCTGTTCCAGAAGGTCCGGCGCGAGACCTTCCTGGCGGCCGGGGTGACGATGAGCGCGCCGGAGACGGTGCATTTCGCCTGGGACACCCGGGTGGGCGCGGGCACGGTGATCGAGCCGTTCGTGGTCTTCGGCCCGGGCGTGACGGTCGCCGAACGCGCCCGCATCCGCAGCTTTTCGCATATCGAGGGGGCCACGGTGGCGACGGGGGCCGAGGTCGGTCCCTATGCGCGGCTGCGGCCCGGCGCGGACCTCGGCGAGGGGACGAAGGTCGGCAATTTCGTCGAGGTCAAGAATGTGCGGATGGAGGCGGGGGCCAAGGCCAACCACCTGTCCTATCTGGGCGACGGCGCGGTCGGGGCGGGCGCGAACATCGGCGCGGGCACGATCTTCTGCAACTACGACGGCTTCAACAAGGCCCGGACCGTGGTGGGCGAGGGGGCCTTCGTGGGGTCCAACTCGGCGCTGGTGGCGCCGGTGAGCATTGGCGCGGGGGCCATCGTGGGGTCGGGTTCGGTGATCACCGAGGATGTGCCTGCGGATGCCATGGCCCTGGGGCGCGGGCGTCAGGTGAACAAGGACGGGGCGGGGGCTGCTTTCCGCGAACGGGCGAAGGCGAAAAAGGAGCGCGGGTCGTGA
- the rpiA gene encoding ribose 5-phosphate isomerase A, producing the protein MVVGLGTGSTAAWFVKALAARGLGGLRCVPTSERTADLARELGLPLTTLEDVSRIDLTVDGADEVGPGLALIKGGGAALLREKLVWEASSRCIVIADAAKVVPVLGAFPLPIEVVAFGHKATANRIMDVLTDHDIAMPARLRQADRGVVRTDGGNVIYDAKCVAIHDPVRLADDLKLITGVVEHGLFLDLADEAIIGGDDGVDILLP; encoded by the coding sequence ATGGTCGTGGGGCTGGGCACCGGGTCGACCGCGGCCTGGTTCGTGAAGGCGCTGGCGGCGCGGGGGCTGGGCGGCCTGCGCTGCGTGCCGACCTCGGAAAGGACCGCCGACCTGGCGCGCGAGCTGGGATTGCCGCTGACGACGCTGGAGGACGTGTCGCGCATCGACCTGACCGTCGACGGGGCCGACGAGGTCGGGCCGGGGCTGGCCCTGATCAAGGGCGGCGGTGCGGCGCTGCTGAGGGAAAAGCTGGTGTGGGAGGCGTCAAGCCGCTGCATCGTCATCGCCGACGCGGCCAAGGTGGTGCCGGTGCTGGGGGCCTTCCCTTTGCCGATCGAGGTCGTCGCCTTTGGCCACAAGGCGACGGCGAACCGGATCATGGACGTGCTGACCGACCACGACATCGCCATGCCCGCCCGTTTGCGCCAGGCCGACCGGGGCGTCGTCCGCACGGATGGCGGCAATGTCATCTATGATGCGAAATGCGTGGCGATCCATGACCCTGTGCGCCTGGCCGACGATCTGAAGCTGATCACCGGGGTGGTCGAGCACGGCCTGTTCCTGGATCTGGCGGACGAGGCGATCATCGGTGGCGATGACGGGGTGGACATCCTACTTCCCTGA
- the gor gene encoding glutathione-disulfide reductase, whose amino-acid sequence MTYDYDLFVIGAGSGGVRAARLTALGGKTVAIAEEHRVGGTCVIRGCVPKKFMVMASDFAHQFHTAEGYGWTVEASFDWPKFIETKDVEIARLSGIYAANLGKAGVELIHGRAVLTDAHTVVIAGKGEGGGDLTVTAERILIATGGRPWMPEGLPGIEHAITSEGAFHLPELPKRILIAGGGYIAVEFAGIFAGLGVETTLIYRGPNILRGFDDDVRAHLAGEIEKRGIKVILGCQHREIRKTGSGLVNVLENGMELETDVVMFATGRVPHVKSLGLETAGVALNDKGAIRVDALSRTTSESIWAIGDVTDRMNLTPVAIREAVAFHETVYKDNPQHFDYEAVATAVFSQPPVGTVGLSEAEARRTCSGAVDVYSTRFRPMKYAFTGSDERVLMKLVVDASNDRVVGVHIVGPDAPEMIQLAAIAVKAGLTKAQWDATCAVHPTMAEELVTLKVKQSQETSAG is encoded by the coding sequence ATGACCTACGACTACGACCTCTTCGTCATCGGTGCCGGGTCCGGGGGCGTCCGGGCGGCGCGGCTGACGGCCCTGGGCGGCAAGACGGTGGCGATCGCGGAGGAACACCGCGTCGGCGGGACCTGCGTGATCCGGGGCTGCGTGCCCAAGAAATTCATGGTCATGGCCAGTGACTTCGCCCACCAGTTCCATACCGCCGAAGGCTATGGCTGGACGGTGGAGGCCAGTTTCGACTGGCCGAAATTCATCGAGACCAAGGACGTCGAGATCGCCCGGCTGTCGGGCATCTATGCCGCCAACCTGGGCAAGGCGGGGGTCGAGTTGATCCACGGCCGCGCGGTGCTGACCGACGCCCACACGGTGGTGATCGCCGGCAAGGGCGAGGGCGGCGGCGACCTGACCGTCACGGCCGAGCGCATCCTGATCGCCACGGGCGGGCGTCCCTGGATGCCCGAGGGTCTGCCCGGCATCGAGCATGCGATCACGTCGGAAGGGGCCTTCCATCTGCCGGAGCTGCCCAAACGCATCCTGATCGCGGGCGGCGGCTATATCGCCGTGGAGTTCGCGGGGATTTTCGCCGGGCTTGGGGTCGAGACGACCCTGATCTATCGCGGGCCGAACATCCTGCGCGGCTTCGACGACGACGTGCGCGCGCATCTGGCCGGAGAGATCGAGAAGCGCGGCATCAAGGTCATCCTGGGCTGCCAGCACAGGGAGATCCGCAAGACCGGCAGCGGTCTGGTGAATGTGCTGGAGAACGGCATGGAGCTGGAGACCGACGTCGTCATGTTCGCCACCGGCCGGGTGCCGCACGTCAAGTCGCTGGGGCTGGAGACGGCGGGCGTGGCGCTGAACGACAAGGGCGCGATCCGGGTCGATGCCCTGTCGAGAACAACCTCTGAAAGCATCTGGGCCATCGGCGACGTGACCGACCGGATGAACCTGACCCCCGTCGCGATCCGCGAGGCGGTCGCCTTCCACGAGACCGTCTACAAGGACAATCCGCAGCATTTCGACTACGAGGCCGTCGCCACGGCGGTGTTCAGCCAGCCGCCGGTGGGGACGGTGGGCCTGTCGGAAGCCGAGGCCCGGCGGACGTGTTCGGGCGCGGTGGATGTCTATTCGACCCGGTTCCGGCCGATGAAATACGCCTTCACCGGTTCGGACGAGCGGGTGCTGATGAAGCTGGTGGTGGATGCGTCGAACGACCGCGTGGTCGGCGTCCACATCGTCGGACCGGACGCCCCCGAGATGATCCAGCTGGCCGCCATCGCCGTGAAGGCGGGCCTGACCAAGGCCCAGTGGGACGCCACCTGCGCCGTCCACCCGACCATGGCCGAAGAGCTGGTCACGCTGAAGGTCAAGCAGAGCCAGGAAACTTCGGCGGGCTAG
- a CDS encoding class II 3-deoxy-7-phosphoheptulonate synthase produces MTQRWTPDSWRNKPAVHMPTDYPDARELQRVEDELRAMPPLVFAGEARTLTAKLAEVEAGKAFLLQGGDCAESFKEFSTDNIRDTFRLLLQMAVVLTFAGRKPVVKVGRIAGQFAKPRSSAVETIDGVTLPSYRGDNINGSAFTAEERAPDPQRLLKAYNQSASTLNLLRAFAGGGYADLYNIHRWTQGFADHGIGAQYRELADKIAEALAFMEAVGVTPETHPDLSRVEVFTSHEALLLNVESALTRLDGGTGEWFDTSAHMLWIGERTRQLDGAHVEFMRGIRNPIGVKCGPTMEPDDLLPLIDALNPDNISGRLTLIGRFGHDKVGKRLPALMQAVKAAGKKVIWSIDPMHGNTLMATSGYKTRPFDRILGEVKGFIDVAESEGVHPGGVHLEMTGQNVTECIGGAQAVSEDDLSSRYHTHCDPRLNADQALELAFLVAERLKSGRLNQSRAA; encoded by the coding sequence ATGACCCAGCGCTGGACCCCTGACTCCTGGAGAAACAAACCCGCGGTGCACATGCCGACGGATTATCCGGACGCGCGGGAGCTTCAGCGGGTCGAGGACGAACTGCGCGCCATGCCGCCTCTGGTGTTCGCAGGCGAGGCGCGGACGCTGACCGCCAAGCTGGCGGAGGTCGAGGCGGGCAAGGCCTTCCTGCTGCAAGGCGGGGACTGCGCCGAGAGCTTCAAGGAATTCTCGACCGACAACATCCGCGACACCTTCCGCCTGCTGCTGCAGATGGCGGTGGTGCTGACGTTTGCGGGTCGCAAGCCGGTGGTGAAGGTCGGCCGGATCGCCGGCCAGTTCGCCAAGCCGCGCAGCTCTGCGGTCGAAACGATCGACGGCGTGACCCTGCCGTCCTATCGCGGCGACAACATCAACGGCTCGGCCTTCACCGCCGAGGAACGCGCCCCCGATCCGCAGCGCTTGCTGAAGGCCTACAACCAGTCGGCCTCGACGCTGAACCTGCTGCGCGCCTTCGCCGGCGGCGGCTATGCGGATCTGTACAACATCCATCGCTGGACCCAGGGGTTCGCCGATCACGGCATAGGGGCCCAGTACCGCGAGCTGGCCGACAAGATCGCCGAGGCCCTGGCCTTCATGGAGGCCGTCGGCGTCACGCCCGAGACCCATCCGGATCTCAGCCGCGTCGAGGTCTTCACCTCGCACGAAGCCCTGCTGCTGAACGTCGAAAGCGCCCTGACCCGGCTGGATGGCGGAACGGGCGAATGGTTCGACACCTCGGCCCATATGCTGTGGATCGGCGAGCGTACGCGTCAGCTGGACGGGGCCCATGTCGAGTTCATGCGCGGCATCCGGAATCCGATCGGGGTGAAATGCGGCCCGACGATGGAGCCGGACGACCTGCTGCCCCTGATCGACGCGCTGAACCCGGACAATATCTCGGGCCGCCTGACCCTGATCGGCCGCTTCGGTCACGACAAGGTCGGCAAGCGCCTGCCCGCCCTGATGCAGGCGGTGAAGGCGGCGGGCAAGAAGGTGATCTGGTCGATCGACCCGATGCACGGCAACACCCTGATGGCCACGAGCGGCTACAAGACCCGGCCGTTCGACCGGATCCTGGGCGAGGTGAAGGGCTTCATCGATGTGGCCGAATCCGAGGGGGTCCACCCCGGCGGCGTCCATCTGGAGATGACCGGCCAGAATGTCACCGAATGCATCGGCGGGGCGCAGGCGGTGTCCGAGGACGACCTGTCCAGCCGCTATCACACCCACTGCGACCCTCGCCTGAACGCCGACCAGGCGCTGGAACTGGCCTTCCTGGTGGCCGAGCGGCTCAAGAGCGGACGACTGAACCAGTCGCGCGCGGCGTGA